Proteins from one Argopecten irradians isolate NY chromosome 15, Ai_NY, whole genome shotgun sequence genomic window:
- the LOC138308972 gene encoding uncharacterized protein, whose product MEKNNHHYLVSQYHEVYNDGGHYHGRVLTNGGSDGWKTGTVNCTHIGTEPYLPNTYSWNDTNMYHGYTQLSHGSQVTGGVEAPWYRDVKQTNITHSQNGVLGCHTVKQTSLDTEQSYLNKTGLLYQNIYDVNSTKKSYPVLNSTAVYGSCRQGNRTLVNDTVSLKNDTEIQMYRGNAAWTDNMDTQKGVNVSQGQDMSRGVGGQCDVQLTGQVKWDNVNYTESYLHQTAQSQNVNAVQQAQDAQDSVSRKRKRSDETEAKQHRDQLTSVPTVDKRALYSKFRVVKKTDKAALCTENPKVTPLICRVKLSDNSIVDVNNDDGLPTSIKRSKVIPTLTPTKLNEAAATIGNIKFITLENMKVVRRKLEVVLAVKQGEERQERLKLEAKVRAKMKVNVKERMRKDRTHTDRKRHVKIGL is encoded by the exons ATGGAAAAG AATAATCATCACTATCTGGTCAGCCAATATCACGAGGTTTACAACGATGGTGGACATTATCATGGTAGAGTGTTAACTAATGGAGGGAGTGATGGCTGGAAAACCGGAACCGTGAACTGTACCCACATTGGAACTGAGCCGTACCTCCCGAACACCTACAGTTGGAATGATACCAACATGTATCACGGATACACGCAATTATCACACGGTAGTCAAGTCACTGGCGGAGTGGAGGCCCCGTGGTACCGCGATGTCAAACAGACCAATATCACACACAGTCAGAACGGCGTGTTAGGATGTCACACGGTCAAACAAACGTCACTGGACACAGAACAGTCCTACTTGAACAAAACTGGATTGTTGTACCAAAATATCTATGACGTCAATAGCACCAAAAAATCGTACCCTGTTCTCAATTCGACAGCAGTTTATGGAAGTTGTCGTCAAGGCAACAGAACATTGGTAAACGATACCGTTAGTTTGAAAAATGACACTGAAATCCAGATGTATCGCGGCAATGCAGCATGGACTGACAACATGGATACACAGAAAGGCGTGAACGTGTCACAAGGACAAGACATGTCTCGTGGTGTCGGGGGTCAATGTGATGTTCAACTTACAGGGCAGGTCAAATGGGACAACGTGAACTATACGGAATCCTACCTACATCAAACCGCTCAGTCGCAG aaCGTCAACGCCGTACAACAAGCTCAGGATGCACAGGATAGCGTGTCACGTAAACGGAAGCGCTCTGACGAAACTGAGGCTAAACAACACAGGGACCAGCTCACCAGTGTACCTACAGTTGATAAGCGCGCCCTCTACAGTAAATTCCGTGTGGTAAAGAAAACAGACAAAGCCGCGCTATGTACTGAAAATCCAAAAGTCACACCGTTGATATGTCGAGTCAAACTTAGTGACAACAGCATCGTTGACGTCAACAACGACGATGGTTTACCAACGAGCAtcaaaaggtcaaaggtcatccCGACCTTGACCCCGACAAAGTTAAATGAGGCGGCCGCAACTATCGGCAATATAAAATTCATTACTTTGGAAAACATGAAAGTCGTTCGACGAAAACTGGAGGTTGTGCTTGCTGTAAAGCAAGGAGAGGAGAGGCAGGAACGACTCAAGTTAGAGGCCAAGGTCAGAGCAAAGATGAAGGTCAATGTTAAAGAAAGGATGAGGAAAGACAGGACACACACAGACCGCAAACGCCACGTAAAGATTGGACTTTAA